The Rhodobacter sp. CZR27 genome includes a window with the following:
- the fdxA gene encoding ferredoxin FdxA, which translates to MTYVVTDNCIACKYTDCVEVCPVDCFYEGENMLVIHPDECIDCGVCEPECPADAIRPDTEPDMESWVELNRKYAEIWPVIVTKKDALPDAAALDGQPGKLATHFSEAPGEGG; encoded by the coding sequence ATGACCTACGTGGTGACCGACAACTGCATCGCCTGCAAATACACCGACTGCGTGGAAGTCTGCCCGGTGGACTGCTTCTACGAAGGCGAGAACATGCTGGTCATCCACCCGGACGAGTGCATCGACTGCGGCGTGTGCGAACCCGAGTGCCCGGCCGATGCGATCCGCCCGGATACCGAGCCGGACATGGAATCCTGGGTGGAGCTGAACCGCAAGTATGCCGAGATCTGGCCGGTCATCGTGACCAAGAAGGACGCGCTGCCCGACGCCGCCGCGCTCGATGGCCAGCCCGGCAAGCTTGCCACCCACTTCTCGGAAGCGCCGGGCGAGGGCGGCTGA
- a CDS encoding CarD family transcriptional regulator, which produces MTKTKKPEFRPNEFVVYPAHGVGRIISIEEQEIAGIRLELFVISFEKDKMTLRVPTHKATEVGMRSLSTPDVVTKALDTLKGKARVKRAMWSRRAQEYEQKINSGDLMSIAEVVRDLHRTDDQREQSYSERQLYEAALERLTREVAAVSGVDEAGAQKAVDAVLVSRAA; this is translated from the coding sequence ATGACCAAAACGAAGAAGCCCGAGTTTCGTCCCAACGAGTTCGTCGTCTACCCGGCGCACGGCGTCGGCCGTATCATCTCGATCGAGGAGCAGGAGATCGCCGGGATCCGCCTCGAACTCTTCGTGATCTCGTTCGAGAAGGACAAGATGACGCTGCGCGTGCCGACCCACAAGGCGACCGAGGTGGGCATGCGCTCGCTGTCCACGCCGGACGTGGTGACGAAGGCGCTGGACACGCTCAAGGGCAAGGCCCGGGTGAAGCGCGCCATGTGGTCGCGCCGCGCTCAGGAATACGAGCAGAAGATCAACTCGGGCGATCTGATGTCGATTGCCGAGGTGGTGCGCGACCTGCACCGCACCGACGACCAGCGCGAGCAGTCCTATTCCGAGCGTCAGCTGTATGAAGCCGCGCTCGAGCGCCTGACCCGCGAAGTGGCGGCCGTCTCGGGCGTGGACGAGGCGGGGGCGCAGAAGGCGGTGGACGCGGTCCTCGTGTCGCGCGCGGCCTGA